A window of the Myxococcus fulvus genome harbors these coding sequences:
- a CDS encoding AAA family ATPase yields MKLTRLTVHHYRGVAPGTELTPGPALNLILGENGTGRTTLLELLSTVLGSDFSGLIHERFALEYELAFPGMKLHVFARNDTRVPERTDATPRQGAGLLPLRVPTHESGLQPLIEVELLLTSPSTRLVLRADSEGLDCKVDGESAWSRTMHWSLLDRSVWTLLFMTAQYIDAGLKERLKTLLRRTFLLAPQRFDEALGMYERLGAIRYAMEAHDGEIFPLGLMALPSWMPGWLKERVELEPLVDALELRHDALERSFLARFVDMAGMASGRLRVEVLEKRSYDNGGRVGFGGFTFHFVRRDGGEVSQAELGFGQKRLLSLLYYLDVNEDFAILDEPANGLHPRWVEAALGELGGRQVFLASQSPLPLEHAVFTSDEELRASLIHCGPVSHEGQQRIGWAHPTRQLAASLFESHRGGARPLGTLLREQGVW; encoded by the coding sequence ATGAAGCTCACCCGGCTCACCGTCCACCACTACCGCGGCGTCGCCCCCGGCACCGAGCTGACACCCGGGCCCGCGCTCAACCTCATCCTGGGTGAGAACGGCACCGGCCGCACGACGCTGCTGGAGCTCTTGTCCACCGTGCTCGGCTCGGACTTCTCCGGCCTCATCCACGAGCGCTTCGCGCTGGAGTACGAGCTGGCCTTCCCGGGCATGAAGCTGCACGTCTTCGCGCGCAACGACACGCGCGTGCCCGAGCGCACGGACGCGACGCCCCGGCAGGGCGCGGGGCTGTTGCCGCTGCGCGTGCCCACGCACGAGTCGGGGCTGCAGCCGCTCATCGAGGTGGAGCTCTTGCTGACGTCGCCGTCGACGCGACTGGTGCTGCGCGCGGACTCGGAGGGGCTCGACTGCAAGGTGGATGGGGAGAGCGCGTGGTCTCGCACCATGCACTGGTCGCTGCTGGACCGCTCGGTGTGGACGCTGCTGTTCATGACGGCGCAGTACATCGACGCGGGACTCAAGGAGCGGCTCAAGACACTCCTGCGCCGCACCTTCCTGCTCGCGCCGCAGCGCTTCGACGAGGCGCTCGGGATGTACGAGAGGCTGGGCGCCATCCGCTATGCGATGGAGGCGCACGACGGGGAGATCTTCCCGCTGGGGTTGATGGCGCTGCCCTCCTGGATGCCGGGGTGGCTCAAGGAGCGCGTGGAGCTGGAGCCCCTGGTGGACGCGCTGGAGCTGCGCCATGACGCGCTGGAGCGCTCGTTCCTCGCGCGCTTCGTGGACATGGCGGGGATGGCCTCCGGACGGCTGCGCGTGGAGGTGCTGGAGAAGCGCTCGTACGACAACGGCGGGCGCGTGGGCTTCGGCGGCTTCACCTTCCACTTCGTCCGCCGCGATGGGGGCGAGGTGTCGCAAGCCGAGCTGGGCTTCGGCCAGAAGCGGCTCTTGTCACTCCTGTACTACCTGGACGTCAACGAGGACTTCGCCATCCTGGACGAGCCCGCCAATGGACTGCACCCGCGCTGGGTGGAGGCCGCGCTCGGGGAGCTGGGCGGGCGGCAGGTGTTCCTCGCCAGTCAGAGCCCGCTGCCCTTGGAGCACGCGGTGTTCACTTCCGACGAGGAGCTGCGCGCGTCCCTCATCCACTGCGGCCCGGTGTCCCACGAGGGACAGCAGCGCATCGGCTGGGCCCACCCCACGCGGCAGCTCGCCGCGAGCCTCTTCGAGTCCCACCGCGGCGGCGCGCGGCCCCTGGGGACGCTGCTCCGGGAGCAGGGCGTGTGGTGA